In one Agrobacterium tumefaciens genomic region, the following are encoded:
- a CDS encoding diaminopimelate epimerase, which produces MADTVEFAKMNGLGNKILVIDMRGRKDMVTPAAAIALNADPSTQFDQIMAIHDPRVSGTDAFIDILNCDGTKAQACGNGTRCVVQALSSETGKTSFTFQTVAGILNAVEHEDGMISVDMGLPRFRWSDIPLSEEFHDTSRIELQIGPIDAPILHSPAVMSMGNPHAIFWVDRDPMEFDLERFGPLLENHPMFPEKANITLAQVISDSALRTRTWERGAGLTLACGSAACASAVSAARTGRTGRKVTIDVASSPVRVPLTIDWREDNHVIMTGPAEWEWSGSVDPVTGAWSRDVAAEQGAV; this is translated from the coding sequence ATGGCGGATACGGTCGAATTTGCAAAGATGAACGGGCTTGGCAACAAGATCCTCGTTATCGACATGCGCGGCCGCAAGGATATGGTCACGCCGGCGGCGGCGATTGCGCTCAACGCCGATCCTTCGACCCAGTTCGACCAGATCATGGCCATTCACGATCCGCGTGTCAGTGGCACGGATGCATTTATCGACATCCTCAATTGCGATGGCACGAAGGCGCAGGCCTGCGGCAACGGCACGCGCTGTGTGGTGCAGGCTCTGTCTTCCGAAACCGGCAAGACCAGCTTCACCTTCCAGACGGTGGCCGGCATTTTGAATGCCGTCGAGCATGAAGACGGCATGATATCAGTCGATATGGGCCTGCCGCGTTTCCGCTGGAGCGATATTCCGCTGTCGGAAGAATTCCACGATACCAGCCGTATCGAATTGCAGATCGGGCCGATCGATGCGCCAATCCTGCATTCGCCCGCCGTCATGTCCATGGGCAACCCGCATGCGATTTTCTGGGTGGACCGCGATCCGATGGAGTTCGATCTTGAACGTTTCGGACCGCTGCTCGAAAACCATCCGATGTTCCCGGAAAAGGCCAATATCACGCTGGCGCAGGTGATTTCAGACAGCGCGCTGCGCACCCGCACCTGGGAACGCGGCGCTGGATTGACACTCGCCTGCGGTTCGGCCGCCTGCGCTTCAGCGGTTTCTGCGGCGCGCACGGGTCGCACCGGCAGGAAGGTTACCATCGATGTCGCCTCCAGCCCCGTCCGTGTGCCGCTGACCATTGACTGGCGCGAGGACAACCATGTCATCATGACCGGCCCGGCGGAATGGGAATGGTCGGGCTCCGTCGATCCCGTTACTGGTGCATGGTCGCGGGATGTCGCGGCGGAGCAGGGGGCCGTATGA
- a CDS encoding MBL fold metallo-hydrolase produces MVPLERRHSAPYTFSMNRRNFFRFSTLGLLALAGGALYARRSSASAYYSGPISDHFDGVRFFNPGGSPPGNFMGLLKWRFNGERATWPESYPSPFPFAKPETRVEGKGIRVTFIGHASFLIQTAGLNILIDPVWSQRTSPFSFVGPKRVNPPGIRFEDLPPIDLVLVTHNHYDHLDMETLKRLHVAHKPLFITPLGNDAIIRTGVEAARIDVGDWDDVIEVGAVKIHFEPCHHWSARGLNDRRMALWAAFVIETPGGKIYHIGDTGFHEGLNYRAALKKHGDFRLANLPFGAYEPRWFMKGQHQNPAEAVEGMKLCGAAHVCGHHWGTVQLTDEAVDAPLVALKAALKEQGVDESRFQPMRPGEVFDAPSA; encoded by the coding sequence TTGGTGCCGCTTGAACGGCGCCATTCCGCTCCCTATACCTTTAGCATGAACCGTCGAAACTTCTTTCGCTTTTCCACGCTTGGACTGCTCGCTCTGGCGGGCGGCGCCCTCTATGCCCGTCGTTCGAGCGCCAGCGCCTATTATAGCGGCCCGATCTCCGATCATTTCGACGGAGTGCGCTTCTTCAACCCCGGCGGTTCGCCGCCGGGCAATTTCATGGGTCTGCTGAAATGGCGCTTCAATGGCGAGCGTGCCACCTGGCCGGAAAGCTATCCAAGCCCATTTCCCTTTGCGAAGCCGGAAACCCGGGTTGAGGGCAAGGGCATCCGTGTTACCTTCATTGGCCACGCTTCCTTCCTCATCCAGACGGCGGGGCTGAATATACTCATTGACCCGGTTTGGTCGCAGCGGACCAGCCCCTTCAGTTTCGTCGGTCCCAAACGGGTCAATCCTCCCGGCATCCGTTTCGAGGATCTGCCGCCCATCGATCTGGTGCTGGTGACGCATAATCACTACGACCATCTGGATATGGAAACGCTGAAGCGCCTGCATGTGGCGCACAAGCCGCTCTTCATCACACCGCTCGGCAATGATGCCATCATCCGCACCGGTGTCGAAGCGGCGCGTATAGACGTGGGTGACTGGGACGATGTGATTGAGGTGGGCGCAGTGAAAATTCACTTCGAGCCTTGCCACCATTGGTCAGCCCGCGGTCTGAACGACCGGCGCATGGCATTATGGGCAGCCTTCGTCATCGAAACGCCCGGCGGCAAAATCTACCATATCGGTGATACCGGCTTCCACGAAGGCCTCAACTACCGCGCCGCGCTCAAGAAGCACGGCGATTTCCGCCTCGCCAACCTGCCCTTCGGTGCTTATGAACCGCGCTGGTTCATGAAGGGCCAGCACCAGAACCCGGCCGAAGCCGTGGAGGGCATGAAGCTTTGCGGTGCGGCGCATGTCTGCGGCCATCACTGGGGTACGGTGCAGCTGACCGATGAGGCGGTGGACGCCCCGCTCGTGGCGCTCAAGGCGGCACTCAAGGAGCAGGGGGTGGATGAGAGCCGTTTTCAGCCCATGCGCCCAGGCGAAGTCTTCGACGCGCCTTCCGCCTGA